One Halolamina litorea genomic window carries:
- a CDS encoding aldehyde dehydrogenase family protein, whose product MSSDTYQQYIDGEWVDGTGSETFTSENPATGESLGTFQRGTEADVDEALAAAEDAFDEWRSLSRIERAEYLWDIYHELKERHEELGEIVSKECGKEISEGKADVTEAWHMVEWAAGDARHPNGDVVPSEIAAKDAYMRRKPRGVVGCVTPWNFPVAIPFWHMAVTLVEGNTVVWKPAEQTPWCGQVIAEMFEDAGLPDGVFNMVQGFGDAGAAITEDSRVDTVLFTGSAEVGHEIASKVGGEPGKLAACEMGGKNNIVITENADLDIAVHAATMSSFKTTGQRCVSSERLVVHEDVYDEFKTRFVENAKKVAVGDPLDENTFMGPLIETEHEEKVSRYNQLAKDEGVNVLVDREELDDSEIPEGHEDGHWVGPFVYEADPYEDLRCTHEEVFGPHVALLKYSGDIEEAVEIQNDTEYGLSGAIISEDYRQINYYRDNAEVGLAYGNLPCIGAEVQLPFGGVKKSGNGYPSAREVIEAVTERTAWTLNNSKEIEMAQGLSADIKTGEDE is encoded by the coding sequence GAGAGCCTCGGGACGTTCCAGCGCGGCACCGAAGCCGACGTGGACGAGGCGCTTGCGGCCGCCGAGGACGCCTTCGACGAGTGGCGCTCGCTCTCCCGCATCGAGCGCGCGGAGTACCTCTGGGACATCTACCACGAACTCAAGGAGCGCCACGAGGAACTCGGCGAGATCGTCTCCAAGGAGTGTGGCAAGGAGATCTCCGAGGGGAAAGCCGACGTGACCGAGGCCTGGCACATGGTCGAGTGGGCCGCCGGCGACGCCCGGCACCCCAACGGCGACGTGGTCCCCTCCGAAATCGCCGCCAAGGACGCCTACATGCGGCGCAAACCCCGCGGCGTCGTCGGCTGCGTGACGCCGTGGAACTTCCCGGTCGCCATCCCGTTCTGGCACATGGCCGTCACGCTGGTCGAGGGCAACACCGTCGTCTGGAAGCCCGCCGAGCAGACGCCGTGGTGCGGGCAGGTCATCGCCGAGATGTTCGAGGACGCCGGCCTCCCGGACGGCGTGTTCAACATGGTGCAGGGCTTCGGCGACGCCGGCGCCGCCATCACCGAGGACAGCCGCGTCGATACGGTCCTCTTCACCGGCAGCGCCGAGGTCGGCCACGAGATCGCCTCGAAGGTCGGCGGCGAGCCGGGGAAGCTCGCGGCCTGTGAGATGGGCGGGAAGAACAACATCGTGATCACCGAGAACGCCGACCTCGACATCGCCGTCCACGCGGCGACGATGTCCTCCTTCAAGACGACCGGCCAGCGCTGTGTCTCCTCCGAGCGTCTCGTGGTTCACGAGGACGTGTACGACGAGTTCAAGACGCGCTTCGTCGAGAACGCGAAGAAGGTCGCCGTCGGCGATCCCCTCGACGAGAACACGTTCATGGGCCCGCTGATCGAGACCGAACACGAGGAGAAGGTCTCGCGTTACAACCAACTCGCCAAGGACGAGGGCGTGAACGTGCTCGTCGACCGCGAGGAGCTCGACGACAGCGAGATCCCGGAGGGCCACGAGGACGGCCACTGGGTCGGCCCGTTCGTCTACGAGGCCGACCCCTACGAGGACCTGCGCTGTACCCACGAGGAGGTCTTCGGCCCGCACGTCGCCCTGCTGAAGTACAGCGGCGACATCGAGGAGGCCGTCGAGATCCAGAACGACACCGAGTACGGCCTCTCCGGCGCGATCATCTCGGAGGACTACCGACAGATCAACTACTACCGCGACAACGCTGAGGTCGGCCTCGCCTACGGGAACCTCCCCTGTATCGGCGCGGAGGTCCAACTCCCCTTCGGCGGCGTCAAGAAGTCCGGCAACGGCTACCCCTCGGCCCGCGAGGTCATCGAGGCCGTCACCGAGCGCACTGCGTGGACCCTGAACAACTCGAAGGAGATCGAGATGGCACAGGGCCTGAGCGCGGACATCAAGACCGGAGAGGACGAGTAG